Proteins from a single region of Flavobacterium sp. K5-23:
- the idi gene encoding isopentenyl-diphosphate Delta-isomerase, whose protein sequence is MTEENVILVNHNDEQIGLMPKLEAHEKAVLHRAFSVFVINSNNEIMLQQRAHQKYHSPLLWTNTCCSHQREGESNIQAGTRRLFEEMGFTTELKELFHFIYKAPFDNGLTEHELDHVMIGYYNGEPEINKEEVESWKWMGIDDVKMDMLQHPEIYTVWFKIIFDEFYHFLEDHKI, encoded by the coding sequence ATGACAGAAGAAAACGTAATATTAGTTAATCATAATGATGAGCAAATTGGGCTTATGCCAAAGCTGGAAGCACACGAAAAAGCCGTTTTACATCGTGCCTTTTCGGTATTTGTTATTAACAGTAATAATGAAATAATGTTGCAGCAGCGAGCGCATCAAAAGTATCATTCCCCATTGTTATGGACTAATACATGTTGTAGTCATCAACGGGAAGGGGAGTCTAACATTCAAGCGGGAACTAGAAGATTGTTTGAAGAAATGGGCTTTACTACTGAGTTAAAGGAGTTGTTTCATTTTATATACAAAGCACCTTTCGATAACGGTTTGACAGAGCACGAACTCGACCATGTAATGATAGGGTATTATAATGGAGAACCGGAAATTAATAAAGAGGAGGTTGAAAGTTGGAAATGGATGGGTATTGATGACGTGAAAATGGATATGCTACAACATCCAGAAATTTACACCGTTTGGTTCAAAATAATTTTTGATGAATTTTATCATTTTTTAGAAGATCACAAAATATAA
- a CDS encoding DUF2805 domain-containing protein — translation MKKSNRKELNWEQTEKLVTLALEEKNPFEIIKKEFGLSEKEVLEIMKKKMPAEKFEMWKKKATANKPKPKPVKIDDFDEDLDGKYYIKNKLD, via the coding sequence GAACTGGGAACAAACAGAGAAACTTGTTACATTGGCCTTAGAGGAAAAAAATCCTTTTGAAATCATTAAAAAAGAATTTGGTTTATCCGAGAAAGAGGTTCTTGAAATCATGAAAAAGAAGATGCCGGCAGAAAAATTTGAAATGTGGAAAAAGAAAGCTACTGCAAATAAACCAAAACCAAAACCTGTTAAAATTGATGATTTTGACGAAGATTTGGACGGTAAATATTACATAAAAAATAAATTGGATTAA
- a CDS encoding peroxiredoxin, translating into MALQIGDKILNFKAKDSYGNDFDSHDVVGIKPLVIYFYPKDNTPGCTAQACSFRGQYEDFTDQGAEVIGISSDSVASHQKFSNQYKLPFILLSDFDKKIRTLFGVPPSYFGLIPGRVTYVVDKGGIIQMVFDSKKATKHIEAALEVVKNLKTNK; encoded by the coding sequence ATGGCATTGCAAATAGGAGATAAAATCCTCAATTTTAAAGCAAAGGATTCCTATGGGAATGATTTTGATAGTCATGATGTTGTTGGGATTAAGCCATTAGTGATTTATTTTTATCCAAAAGACAATACGCCAGGTTGTACTGCTCAAGCTTGTAGTTTCAGGGGTCAATATGAGGATTTCACTGATCAGGGTGCTGAGGTTATCGGTATTAGTAGTGATAGTGTAGCTTCACATCAAAAATTTTCCAACCAATATAAACTGCCTTTTATTTTACTTTCGGATTTTGATAAAAAGATCCGAACACTCTTTGGGGTTCCTCCATCTTATTTTGGATTGATTCCTGGAAGAGTTACCTATGTAGTGGATAAAGGCGGTATAATACAGATGGTTTTCGATAGTAAAAAAGCAACAAAGCACATTGAAGCTGCTTTAGAGGTCGTTAAAAATTTGAAAACTAATAAATAA
- a CDS encoding peptidase M61 gives MKKIFYAFAFASVLWSCKTVGTTTPTLKKEQIQVAINLNEINNDKVMVTVTAPSILTDEITYYIPKTVPGTYSEDNYGRYIEDLKAYDSKGNVLNVKKNDVNSWSISNAKMLDKITYLVNDSFDTETGKNFGEDEIFSPAGSNIDSGKNIMLNTHCFVGYFTNQMSIPYHITISHPAELWGATSMVDLDASDTNDSFISSRYAELVENPIMYSKPDYTTFTVDGMEILIAVYSPTGKFTAESITPEMKTMMIAQKNFLGKINTTKKYSILLYLSTMKEDDAKGFGALEHPTVTTVVLPEMMPKDELVKSMMDVVSHEFFHIVTPLTIHSKEIHDFDYNDPKMSAHLWMYEGVTEYFANLFQINQGLITEEEFYTRLSGQIEQANAMNDTMPFTTMSANVLEQPYKDQYINVYQKGSLIGMCLDIIIREKSNGERGILDLMQKLSSEYGVSKAFNDNELFAKITSLTYPEVGEFLTTYVSGSTPIPYDTYFAKVGVTKTTEKVAENVFLKGNTPYIDVNQETKEIIVIPNIELNTFYTSLKLKGDDIIMAINDKAYTLDNIYDMISESQNWKENDVISLKIKRNGVVQTIKGKVKLTYEEKEGLKATDLSKRALKESWLKS, from the coding sequence ATGAAAAAAATATTTTATGCATTTGCATTTGCATCTGTTCTTTGGAGTTGTAAAACCGTTGGTACCACAACCCCTACCCTTAAAAAAGAGCAAATCCAGGTTGCAATCAATCTGAATGAAATAAACAATGACAAGGTAATGGTTACTGTAACCGCGCCTTCAATTTTGACTGATGAAATTACGTATTACATTCCAAAGACGGTTCCTGGAACATATTCGGAAGATAATTATGGTAGATACATTGAGGATTTAAAAGCGTATGATTCAAAAGGTAACGTATTGAATGTAAAAAAGAATGATGTGAATTCTTGGTCTATTTCAAACGCAAAAATGCTAGACAAAATCACTTATTTGGTTAACGACTCTTTTGATACCGAAACGGGTAAGAATTTTGGAGAGGATGAAATCTTTTCTCCCGCAGGCTCAAATATTGATTCTGGAAAAAACATAATGCTTAACACACATTGTTTTGTGGGTTATTTTACCAATCAAATGTCAATTCCGTATCATATTACTATTTCACATCCAGCCGAGCTGTGGGGAGCAACTTCTATGGTTGACCTTGACGCTAGCGACACAAACGATAGTTTTATCAGTTCTCGTTACGCTGAACTGGTAGAAAACCCTATTATGTATTCTAAACCCGACTATACCACTTTTACAGTGGACGGAATGGAGATCTTAATCGCTGTTTATTCTCCTACAGGAAAATTCACCGCCGAAAGCATTACTCCTGAGATGAAAACTATGATGATAGCACAAAAGAATTTTTTAGGAAAAATAAATACAACTAAAAAATACAGTATTTTGTTGTACTTATCAACTATGAAAGAGGATGACGCTAAGGGATTTGGTGCATTAGAACATCCTACCGTAACAACAGTTGTATTACCTGAAATGATGCCAAAAGATGAATTAGTGAAATCAATGATGGATGTGGTTTCACACGAATTTTTTCACATTGTAACTCCATTGACCATTCACTCTAAAGAAATTCACGATTTCGACTACAACGACCCAAAAATGTCAGCCCATTTATGGATGTACGAAGGAGTGACGGAATACTTTGCTAATCTTTTCCAAATTAATCAGGGACTTATTACCGAAGAAGAATTTTACACTCGCCTTTCAGGACAGATAGAACAGGCAAATGCGATGAATGACACGATGCCTTTTACAACTATGAGTGCTAATGTACTAGAACAACCTTATAAAGACCAATATATAAATGTATATCAAAAAGGGTCATTAATTGGAATGTGCTTGGATATTATAATCAGGGAAAAAAGTAATGGTGAAAGAGGAATACTGGATTTAATGCAAAAACTATCTAGTGAATATGGCGTTTCAAAAGCTTTTAATGACAACGAACTTTTTGCTAAGATCACATCTTTAACCTATCCGGAAGTGGGAGAATTTTTAACTACTTATGTTTCTGGAAGCACACCAATTCCTTATGACACTTATTTTGCAAAAGTTGGAGTGACTAAAACCACTGAAAAAGTAGCGGAAAATGTATTCCTTAAGGGAAACACCCCTTATATAGATGTGAACCAAGAGACCAAGGAAATAATTGTGATTCCTAATATTGAATTAAATACTTTTTACACTTCTCTTAAGTTAAAAGGAGATGATATAATAATGGCCATAAATGATAAAGCTTATACACTGGATAATATCTATGATATGATAAGCGAAAGTCAAAACTGGAAAGAAAACGATGTTATTAGTTTAAAAATTAAACGAAATGGGGTTGTACAAACTATTAAAGGAAAAGTAAAACTTACTTATGAAGAAAAAGAAGGTCTAAAAGCAACTGATCTTTCCAAAAGAGCATTAAAAGAGTCTTGGCTTAAATCATAA
- a CDS encoding DUF4369 domain-containing protein: MKKTIIAFVTLILLISCNKGDSKANLHIKGNIKGLKKGTLYIQRVVDSKLVALDTINIDGDSAFESDIELKSPEMLYLFLDRGVSNSLDNNLSFFAEPGNITVDTSLDKFLSNAKITGSKNHELYEEYKKINTRFRDEELDLIELKFNSIKNNNAKTTDSISAKQDANTKRKYLFATNFAINHKDYEVAPYITLSDIYDINIKYLDTIQKSMTPKVAKSLYGKKLTEYVAKIKTQK; this comes from the coding sequence ATGAAAAAAACTATTATTGCATTCGTTACACTTATACTTTTAATTTCTTGTAACAAGGGTGACTCAAAAGCTAACTTACATATTAAAGGAAATATAAAAGGATTAAAGAAGGGAACTTTATATATCCAAAGAGTTGTTGACTCTAAACTTGTAGCATTAGACACTATCAATATCGATGGGGATTCAGCTTTTGAAAGTGATATCGAATTAAAATCACCTGAAATGCTTTATTTATTCTTGGACAGAGGCGTAAGCAATTCATTAGACAATAATTTATCTTTTTTTGCTGAACCTGGTAACATTACCGTTGACACAAGCTTAGACAAGTTCTTGTCGAATGCTAAAATTACAGGGTCAAAAAATCATGAACTTTATGAAGAATACAAAAAAATAAACACTCGATTTAGAGATGAAGAACTTGACTTAATAGAACTTAAGTTTAATTCTATAAAAAACAATAATGCTAAAACAACTGATAGCATAAGTGCTAAACAAGATGCAAACACAAAAAGAAAATATTTATTCGCAACTAATTTCGCAATAAATCATAAAGACTACGAAGTAGCACCTTATATTACTTTGTCTGATATTTACGATATCAACATTAAATATTTAGACACCATACAAAAATCGATGACTCCTAAGGTTGCAAAATCGCTATACGGGAAGAAATTAACTGAGTATGTAGCTAAAATCAAAACTCAAAAATAA
- a CDS encoding type I phosphomannose isomerase catalytic subunit — protein MNMKIYPLQFEPILKERIWGGEKLKAVLNKPISSSITGESWELSAVEGDISVVANGDLIGKSLLWLIDSAPNELLGSKVYERFGKQFPLLFKYLDAREDLSIQVHPNDELAKQRHNSFGKTEMWYVMQADPEASIIVGFKEPSNAKEYVENLNNNSLLSILEEIKVEAGDVFFLETGTVHAIGSGNLIAEIQQTSDVTYRLYDFDRVDAQGNSRELHVDLALEAINYSKIESNKKYERNLNESNVIVDCPYFTTNFIPLDGEVVVSKSGDTFTVYMCVEGEFEITFEKAIYKYLKGDTVLIPAAMNAYILNGNASILEIYIS, from the coding sequence ATAAATATGAAAATTTATCCTTTACAATTTGAACCCATTCTAAAAGAAAGAATTTGGGGTGGTGAAAAATTAAAAGCCGTATTAAATAAACCAATTTCTTCATCAATTACTGGTGAGTCATGGGAGCTTTCAGCAGTAGAGGGCGATATAAGTGTTGTGGCAAATGGAGATTTAATAGGTAAATCATTGTTATGGCTTATTGATTCAGCACCAAATGAATTGTTAGGATCTAAGGTGTATGAAAGATTTGGCAAACAATTCCCATTGCTTTTTAAATATTTGGACGCTCGTGAGGATTTATCTATACAGGTGCATCCTAATGATGAATTAGCTAAGCAGCGTCATAATTCATTTGGAAAAACAGAGATGTGGTACGTTATGCAAGCTGACCCTGAGGCAAGTATAATTGTAGGTTTTAAAGAGCCTTCAAATGCTAAGGAATACGTTGAAAACTTGAATAATAATTCTTTATTGTCAATATTAGAAGAGATTAAAGTGGAAGCTGGCGATGTGTTTTTTTTAGAAACCGGAACGGTACATGCTATAGGATCGGGTAATCTTATAGCAGAAATTCAACAAACTTCGGATGTGACGTATCGATTATATGATTTTGATAGAGTAGACGCTCAAGGTAATTCAAGGGAGCTACATGTTGATTTAGCACTAGAAGCTATAAACTACTCTAAAATAGAGTCTAATAAAAAATATGAAAGGAATCTCAATGAATCTAATGTCATTGTTGATTGTCCTTATTTTACCACTAATTTTATTCCTTTAGACGGGGAAGTGGTTGTTTCTAAATCAGGAGATACATTTACAGTGTATATGTGTGTTGAAGGCGAATTTGAAATTACTTTTGAAAAAGCAATATATAAATATTTGAAAGGGGATACGGTATTGATTCCGGCTGCAATGAATGCTTATATTCTTAATGGAAATGCTTCAATTTTAGAAATATATATTTCATAG
- a CDS encoding 6-carboxytetrahydropterin synthase, giving the protein MKVTISRKAHFNAAHRLYRKDWTFEQNDAVFGKCNNPNFHGHNYDLTVSVTGKIDQETGYVMDVKFLADIIREEVECQFDHKNLNLDVPEFENLNPTAENIVVVIWNKIRKRIKSEFDLEVVLYETPRNFVTYRGE; this is encoded by the coding sequence ATGAAAGTAACTATAAGTAGAAAAGCCCATTTTAACGCAGCTCACCGTTTGTATCGAAAAGACTGGACTTTTGAGCAAAACGATGCGGTTTTTGGTAAGTGTAATAACCCTAATTTCCATGGACACAATTATGATCTAACAGTTAGTGTCACTGGTAAAATTGACCAAGAGACGGGTTATGTAATGGATGTGAAATTTTTGGCTGATATTATCAGGGAGGAAGTGGAGTGTCAATTTGATCATAAAAACCTCAATTTGGATGTTCCTGAATTTGAAAATCTTAATCCTACTGCCGAGAATATTGTAGTGGTTATCTGGAATAAAATTAGAAAAAGAATAAAATCAGAATTTGATTTAGAAGTGGTTCTTTATGAAACACCTAGGAATTTTGTAACCTATAGAGGAGAGTAA
- a CDS encoding amidohydrolase, which translates to MKKTILTTALASISLFAAAQNSDLITKTNKKADAIESKVISIRRDFHEHPELSNREFKTADKIAAHLRSLGIEVQTGVAKTGVIGILKGGKPGPVVALRADMDALPVVERVSIPFASKVMGEYNGQAVGVMHACGHDSHMAILMGTAEVLASVKNDIKGTVKFIFQPAEEGPPEGEEGGAALMVKEGVLQNPKVDVIFGLHISAQTEVGKINYRPKGAMASSDWFKIKIKGKQAHGASPWQSVDPIVTASQIIMGLQTIVSRNVDITESAAVVSVGKVTAGVRSNIIPEDLEMAGTIRTLDPKVKIMIHEKINQIVSNIAESAGATAEINITEQTLITYNDPDLTSMMLPSLEATAGKNNIILANAMTGAEDFSYFQDKVPGLFIFLGGMPKGKIATETASHHTPDFYIDESGFNLGVKAMTNLTLDYMEMNAKKVSK; encoded by the coding sequence ATGAAAAAAACAATACTTACCACGGCTCTTGCATCAATAAGCCTTTTTGCAGCAGCCCAAAATTCAGATCTAATAACAAAAACAAATAAAAAAGCTGACGCAATAGAATCTAAGGTAATCTCTATTCGCCGCGATTTTCACGAACATCCGGAATTAAGCAATAGAGAATTCAAAACTGCTGATAAAATAGCAGCTCACTTGCGTTCTTTAGGAATAGAAGTCCAAACCGGAGTTGCTAAAACTGGGGTTATAGGTATCTTAAAAGGAGGGAAACCAGGGCCAGTTGTAGCCCTTAGAGCTGATATGGATGCATTGCCGGTTGTAGAAAGGGTCAGCATTCCTTTTGCATCAAAAGTAATGGGAGAATATAACGGACAAGCTGTAGGTGTAATGCATGCCTGCGGTCATGATTCTCATATGGCCATATTAATGGGAACTGCTGAAGTATTGGCATCTGTAAAAAACGACATAAAAGGGACTGTGAAATTTATTTTCCAACCCGCTGAAGAAGGACCGCCAGAAGGAGAAGAAGGTGGTGCGGCATTAATGGTTAAAGAAGGTGTGCTACAAAACCCTAAGGTAGATGTTATTTTTGGTTTGCATATTAGCGCCCAAACTGAAGTAGGAAAAATCAATTACCGTCCTAAAGGAGCTATGGCATCTTCAGACTGGTTCAAAATAAAAATAAAAGGGAAACAAGCCCATGGAGCAAGTCCTTGGCAAAGTGTGGATCCAATAGTTACTGCTTCACAAATAATTATGGGATTGCAAACTATTGTCAGTAGAAATGTAGACATCACTGAATCAGCGGCTGTAGTAAGTGTAGGGAAAGTAACTGCTGGAGTAAGAAGCAACATTATACCTGAAGATCTTGAAATGGCAGGTACCATTAGAACATTAGATCCTAAAGTAAAGATAATGATTCACGAGAAAATAAATCAAATTGTGAGCAACATCGCAGAAAGTGCTGGCGCTACCGCAGAAATAAACATCACTGAGCAAACACTAATCACTTACAACGATCCAGATTTAACTAGTATGATGTTACCTTCATTAGAAGCAACAGCAGGAAAAAACAATATAATCCTTGCAAATGCAATGACTGGAGCTGAAGACTTCTCTTATTTTCAAGATAAAGTTCCCGGCCTTTTTATATTCTTAGGAGGGATGCCTAAAGGAAAAATAGCAACTGAAACTGCTTCACACCATACACCTGATTTTTACATAGACGAAAGCGGATTTAACCTAGGAGTAAAAGCAATGACAAATCTTACTTTAGATTATATGGAAATGAATGCAAAAAAAGTTTCAAAATAA
- a CDS encoding GNAT family N-acetyltransferase, translating into MDEIHIRKAKLEDLSVLLEFEQGIINAERPFDPTLKEGTIHYYDIQQMIEASHIEVLVAVINSEIIGSGYARIESAKPYLIHETYAYLGFMFTASHHRGKGVNAKIIETLKNWCVSHNVTELRLDVYNDNPSAIKAYEKVGFKKHLINMRMGL; encoded by the coding sequence ATGGACGAAATACACATTCGAAAAGCAAAATTAGAAGACTTATCAGTTCTCCTTGAATTTGAACAAGGAATCATAAACGCTGAACGCCCTTTTGATCCAACATTAAAAGAAGGCACAATCCATTACTACGATATTCAACAAATGATTGAGGCATCACATATCGAAGTTTTAGTTGCTGTAATCAATTCGGAAATAATAGGCTCCGGTTACGCGAGAATAGAAAGTGCAAAACCATATTTAATACACGAAACTTATGCCTATCTAGGCTTTATGTTTACCGCTTCTCATCATAGGGGAAAAGGAGTCAATGCTAAAATCATTGAAACCTTAAAAAATTGGTGTGTTTCACATAATGTAACCGAACTACGTTTGGACGTATATAATGACAATCCCTCAGCGATAAAGGCATATGAAAAAGTCGGATTCAAAAAACACCTAATTAATATGAGAATGGGTTTATAA